From a single Miscanthus floridulus cultivar M001 chromosome 8, ASM1932011v1, whole genome shotgun sequence genomic region:
- the LOC136473577 gene encoding uncharacterized protein isoform X1, which produces MAESLLLPVVRGVLGKATDALVQKVTRMWGVDDDRRDLELKLLYVQSLLADAEVKAEADNEAGRAVKAWMKELRGAAYQADDVLDDFQYEALRREALSLRSTTSKNRLWTAARLQLRQWKNNYFCALCERNLETAHHLFFECPYSQQVWQLVASWSSFPSLSPASWDNKTELVECFHRLLGAGGRKEHSMAILTLWSIWNRRNAVVFRDDRKVVQSLFVEIKDTAALWSRAGCNALIPLTVVNTRSE; this is translated from the exons atGGCTGAGTCGCTGCTCCTCCCCGTGGTGCGCGGCGTGCTCGGCAAGGCCACCGACGCGCTCGTCCAGAAGGTCACCCGCATGTGGGGCGTCGACGACGACCGCCGCGACCTGGAGCTGAAGCTGCTGTACGTGCAGTCCCTGCTGGCTGACGCCGAGGTGAAGGCAGAAGCGGACAACGAGGCCGGCCGCGCCGTCAAGGCGTGGATGAAGGAGCTCAGGGGCGCCGCGTACCAGGCCGACGACGTCCTCGATGACTTCCAGTACGAGGCGCTGCGCCGCGAGGCCCTGAGCCTTCGGTCGACAACGAGCAAG AACAGGTTGTGGACAGCGGCGCGACTCCAGCTTCGCCAATGGAAGAACAACTACTTCTGTGCCTTATGCGAAAGGAACCTGGAAACGGCACACCATCTGTTCTTCGAGTGCCCCTACTCCCAGCAGGTATGGCAGCTTGTAGCTTCCTGGAGCAGCTTCCCAAGCTTGTCGCCGGCATCTTGGGACAACAAGACAGAGCTGGTGGAGTGTTTTCATCGACTGCTGGGCGCCGGCGGAAGGAAGGAGCACTCCATGGCGATACTAACACTATGGAGCATCTGGAACCGAAGGAACGCTGTTGTTTTCAGAGATGATAGGAAGGTAGTGCAATCTCTGTTTGTGGAGATCAAGGATACTGCAGCCCTGTGGTCTCGGGCGGGATGTAATGCCCTTATTCCTCTAACTGTTGTAAACACCCGTAGCGAGTAG
- the LOC136473577 gene encoding uncharacterized protein isoform X2, with amino-acid sequence MAESLLLPVVRGVLGKATDALVQKVTRMWGVDDDRRDLELKLLYVQSLLADAEVKAEADNEAGRAVKAWMKELRGAAYQADDVLDDFQYEALRREALSLRSTTSKVVDSGATPASPMEEQLLLCLMRKEPGNGTPSVLRVPLLPAGMAACSFLEQLPKLVAGILGQQDRAGGVFSSTAGRRRKEGALHGDTNTMEHLEPKERCCFQR; translated from the exons atGGCTGAGTCGCTGCTCCTCCCCGTGGTGCGCGGCGTGCTCGGCAAGGCCACCGACGCGCTCGTCCAGAAGGTCACCCGCATGTGGGGCGTCGACGACGACCGCCGCGACCTGGAGCTGAAGCTGCTGTACGTGCAGTCCCTGCTGGCTGACGCCGAGGTGAAGGCAGAAGCGGACAACGAGGCCGGCCGCGCCGTCAAGGCGTGGATGAAGGAGCTCAGGGGCGCCGCGTACCAGGCCGACGACGTCCTCGATGACTTCCAGTACGAGGCGCTGCGCCGCGAGGCCCTGAGCCTTCGGTCGACAACGAGCAAG GTTGTGGACAGCGGCGCGACTCCAGCTTCGCCAATGGAAGAACAACTACTTCTGTGCCTTATGCGAAAGGAACCTGGAAACGGCACACCATCTGTTCTTCGAGTGCCCCTACTCCCAGCAGGTATGGCAGCTTGTAGCTTCCTGGAGCAGCTTCCCAAGCTTGTCGCCGGCATCTTGGGACAACAAGACAGAGCTGGTGGAGTGTTTTCATCGACTGCTGGGCGCCGGCGGAAGGAAGGAGCACTCCATGGCGATACTAACACTATGGAGCATCTGGAACCGAAGGAACGCTGTTGTTTTCAGAGATGA